The Astatotilapia calliptera chromosome 22, fAstCal1.2, whole genome shotgun sequence region ATGCAACCACATatctatatacacacagagGACATAACTAACCAACACGCTCAGTTCGGCTTACCTCTCGTCCTCGCATGACGGACCGCAGAGAAAGGAACTCGAGACCCGGCGCAAAGCCCTTTATAGGAAGTGTTACGTCACTCGAAACCGGTTTTCGACACCTACTCACGCGACGCTGCAGATCCGATGCTAAGCAAATACAGTTCCAGCGTCGCTGATAGCAAGAGCCCATACTATTAATGTACAAAGCAGCTGTGTTTATCGCGAGTGTTCTTGTTTGTATAAATTGGTGTCACAATAGCAAATAGCCTTCCTGCAAAGTTTCTAGTGTTTGTGTCTCCACAGGATGCTCCTTTGTGTCTGCCATCACTCACTGCGTTCTACATACGTCACGCGTCAGCTCAGCCTCATTCATTTGAGGGCTTGGCAACAAAATATGCAAGACACGTGACAAGTGCTTTTAGCACAGAGACGTCCACTTTCGGATGAAACAGCAACAGTACTAAATGCAAATTTAAATACTGATCGCATTATGCAACCATCGGATACCAATGTGGTATCAGCATTATCAATCTTTGGATTGATCCGGTGTTCTGGTAATCCATCCTACCCGTTGTTTCTGCGCATGCGCACAACACGAAATTCAGTGGCAAAATTGTCCTACCTTTATGAATATTAGCTAGAAAAATACTCTGACGGGTAAAATTAAGTGCCAAACCAtgctacctttgtgaatgttacctacaagcatactttaacGGGTGAAATGACCATCTCTGTTTAACCTTTTGTGTTGACACACGAACGATTTCTAAACAAAACAGGAACTACATTAAAATTCATCGCAGAAAATTAACCAAACAAAGCTGAACAATGAAGAAATAAGATTCTAAAATCCAATCAAGTCACAACAAACTATTCAGATCAAAGACTGCACCCAAGTACAAGCTGAGAGAAATGCTGAGCCTCCAAACTCCAGAAACTCActgtagttttctttttacaaaaaaaggtcaaagagGGCAAAGTGAAAGACTTGGGAATAATtcagtttcattaaaaaaacaaacaaggtttTTCCaaaagttgtttattttttgtggcaCTAAGTCCTCTGACTTCATTAGATACCCCACAGACTCATGAGAACTATTCTGTTGGTGCAACAAAGCCATCTTCGGCCCAAAATGAACATGGCATCCTCAAAGTTACTttgtgaaaacagcagaagtgaAAGCATCAACCCCCCCTCCTACAAAAACACCATTCAAAGACAGCCAGCTCTTGGATGTGAATGCACATTTAAAACTCAGACATTTGACACAATTAAGGAAATAGTTTCCACTTTAATTCAAATTTCACCTAGAACATTTCACTGTAAGCAAACGGCAAACAAAGTGATGCTTAAAACTTCTGAATTCCCACGATTCGAGCAGGcaaatgtttaaaagaaaagcacatttaaaaactgctttcaacaaatgtaaaattttgACAGTTTGTccctttggagaaaaaaaaataaataaaaaaaatgacaacggAAAAAACCCGTCTTGGACACAGAAGTCTAGAAACAGCAGGGTTTGTTAATGCATAAGAAGTCCCTCCAGGATTAAAAGGGCTCTGAACGAGCGGGTCGATGCACAACCGAGCAGTGACCCACACAATATTGTTTAGACCGCTACTGGGTGCCACCTAAAGTGTCATCACTTTCAGCTAAATTAACAATCATTTCTCAGCACATCAACACTACACTGTTCGTCCAACTTCAGCGcctctgtgtgctcagtccacaGTCCTTTACTCCATAGAGTCGGGGTCTGCCTGGGCCATGTAGGCATCCAGTTCTGCGTCCAAATGTCCCTTAGTCTTTGACATGTAGGCATCCAGCTGGTTGTCCAGCTGCTCGCGAGTAACAGCCGGTCTACCGACACCTCGGCCACGTCCACGTCGCCCAGCAAAACCGCCACGTCCACGCAGCCCCCCGCGACCTGTCAagcaacacagagcagaaatcTTCAGGAGTTTGTTCAACTGAAGAGCAAATGTTTTGTTGGCTCTGAATTTAAAGTCCCCCTCACAAAGTCTTCAATAATCTTATCTTAGAGCCCTCAAAGAACCGCATCACCCCAACAGAGCACCTCGCTCCCAATCTGCTGCTTCACTTGTAGCTCATCAGATAATTGAAGTttaaatgggaggcagagccttcagcttatGTGGAAGAGCTCCCAGTCTGGatccaggagacagacaccctctgtcctttttaagattaggctcaaacctttcctttttaataaagcatatagttaaggctggatcaggtgaccctgaatccttcctTAGTTACTCTACAATAGGCCTAGGCTGCCAggagcttcccatgatgcactttaTGCACCTTTATCCAGCTACAGCATTTACCCCACTCTACATTTAGTCATTAGTTATCACTTTTTGTTGTCCTGTGTCAGCGTCTCTACCGTAACATGAAGCACTTTGAGGCGAGCGCTGCTGTGACTTGCACTGTatgaataaaacagttttgaatAGATATTAAAAAATGACAGTTCACTGGTGCTACACAAATAAGCTGAATTAAATAACAATAAGCCCCTGACCTCTGGGCATTCCTCGAGCTGCTCCTCGGGACAGAGCTCCTCCTCTTCCAACACCTGCACCACGCTGGCGGCCTCCTCTACGCATTGCCATACGACCGGCAGAACCACGGCCTCGCATGGGCCCACCTGTAGAACCTCGCTTCCCTGTGTAATGCAAAGCCAACACTCAGTAGGAGCACGAAGCAAGACTTAAAAACGAAGCGACAGTCAAACCAACGTTTCTGAAAGCATTTCACTAGTCCCACATGGCATTAAGGTTGGCGGCCCGTCTCCTGCAGACATCCCAGGTACCAGTTGCCTAGGTAATTCTCTAATGCATTCAATGCTAGGCTACATGTCAATCAATGGCACCCTGCGCACTCATTGGTAGTCACTTGCATGGACGTTGAGATGAGAGATAAGATCCTGGGTCCCACCTGCCAAATGTGTTTCACCATCTACAGTCTCCTGCAAATCACTTCCAGTATGTACACAGCTTAAAGGATGCCATTAGAATCCAGGCAGACACTGAAGTTTGTTGATACATACCTCTCAGGGACAGAGCTCCCCTCATTATGCCTCCTCTGCCTCGTCCCCGAAGACCTCCTCTGTTCATCCCACGCattcctcctctgcctccaggAGGTCCTCCACGCATCAGAGCCCCAACAGGCCGACCCAGCCGGGCTTGGATGTTGCTCTTCCCCAGTCGCTGCTTTAGGCTCTGACACATGTTAATTACAAATGCTACATTACAAAAGCAATTACGACAAAATTAAAATCAGTAAGCTGAATCCTCAGGAAATATCATCTTGCACATGGCAGTAACAGGAGCCTCGTAATGACCTGCGGCTCAGACTCACAGCAAGTCTTTACTGAACGAGGCCAGCGTGACCTACAGGTGCTGGGCAGGCTGGATTTCACGTGCTGCCACAGAGCTGCGATGAAGGCTGCAATCATGCTGCTCTGTGTGCATGCACACGTTTCACCCAGGACTCTCACACTCTGCACAAACGCTGCAGTCGACTCCAATCACAAACGTTAACAAATAAGAAATCAAATCTAAAATGCTGTCGGTACCTTAGCTGGATTCTtcctttgattttaattttgaaaGAGCCAGGAACTTGTTATTATAGActacatcattttaaaaggtctTATACTTGTACAGGAGTTGTTCCAAAATCAAAGGGCTTTGAACATTTCTGTCAAAAAGGACATTTTAACTTGGACTCTGCAGTCAGTTTAAGGTTGCCATGAAAACTGAAACAAGCCCAggggataagataagataagataacctttattagtcccacacgtgggaaatttgtttggaTGATCGTCTTCCGACCCATTTTTCAATCCCCGTTATTTGGAAAGAACATTTGGAAATCAGAGCAGCGTGTGGAGAATTAAGTCACCCGAAACGTAAAAGAAATGCCTAATTGTCAAACACTGACCAGAGCTGTGAGCAGCAGAAgcttttcacatttcaaactggGCTGTGGCAGTCCAAGGTTTGGGGAATGGCTGGAATAATAAACCGTTTTGGCACGATCGCTTTTACGTcattgttaatataaaaatggaaaaatccaGGTGTTTTCCTATCAAACCTGATACCATCCCTCAGCATCACTGCTGACACTGTGGTTTGATGTCTGCAGGCTCCaggtaatctttttttttttaaatttcacatcaCACTTTGTCCACAGACTGACCAGGTCAGAGACCAGCTGGAGGACTGGATGGATCCAAAATATTCAAGATGACAGATTCTGACTGGACCATAGATGCAGTTCAGCTTCGGTTGTGCTCTTTATTTACCCACTGCTGTGGTGAACAGCAGCATCAGAGAACCACGGGTGACTGATTCCCTTCTCTACTCACACACTCAGGCCACGTCCACATGGACACCGGTGTTTTTGTAAACTGAGATTTTtcgtttaaataaaaaaatcccgtcaacatttatatgcaaaaaacaaattgaATAGCTTTCAAAAACGacccaaagcaacaggtggcgatataatcagggctgcacataagtggtccgcaggtacGCATGCGCTGTCAAAAtgaaagacgcgcaccagataagaaatgacaacgcgcgtttgcgtccatataaaaggcCGTGTTTTTGTCCACTAGAGTGGGaatttcacggcacattccgcaccacatctctgtgcgttcatcatttgtttgaagccagctcacctcctgcaaccacttacGAGAATACGTGTTTCTTCGGACTCCTTCTGctatttctttggaggtggaggaacatcacagtaattgcttaaaggagcttcttcgacatctttaagagttctaaacaaatgtctgtcctcctccagaaaatcttatgtacgcaaacgcacgttgcaacttcttatctggtgcgcatcttttattttgacagcgcatgcgcacctgcagaccacttatgtgcagccctgtcTATAATCCTAACTGTGTAGAAATGTTAGCCAATCAGAAGTCGAGCAGCCTGAGAGGGAAAGCGTAAACAAATGTCTTTCTAAACTGTATTTGTATATGAAAGCATGTAAAAGCTGCAGATTAACAGCAACAATATtttgtcaatattgtagaaattcatcgCATGGAAACAATAACgtgtgatgcaaaaaaaaaggtgcacaCCCTTGGCGTTGAGTCCACacataaagtttttaaaaatctgttttcagtgATGCAAAACGCCGTGCACGTGTGGATGAAAGGCCCAACGCACAGAAGAAGCTGCGTTCTCAAAAACActcgtgtacgtgtggacgtagccttaattCGGGTTAAACATATTCAGATGGAACCAACAGTGCCACGGACACCAATTTCACCTGAGCGTCGCGCTCACCTGCTTGTGATTCAGAGCGGCTTGCACCGAAGGCCGGTTCTCCATCTGCTGGGCCAGCCGACGATTGCGGGCGCTAGCCAAATGCTGCTGTTGCATGGTGGCTCGAATGCTTACCGCAGTGGGTTGCTTGTTCTTCAGCATGTTAGTGAAGCTTTAGAGGTgggagggaaaaagaaggaggaagtaaaagaaggggacaggggatatacagaggaggaggaagcaggGTTCCACATCATGTCATTTCTCATATGGACGATCGTGGCAGCTCTTTAGTCATGTTAGACTTTGTTCCACTTGTTGGCACTTATTTTCTCTCTCAATCATATGATATTCCAGAGTTACTTACACTTGACTTTAGCCTGTGTTGTAAAATTAAcacaaggagaaaaaacagtTGAAAGCAGACTTCAggacagaaggagagagaaagttTCAGAAGAAGAGCCACAATTGCCACTTACGAGCCTCCAGCTGACACTGCAGGGATGTCATCATGTCGCAGCAGCAGAGGCCAGGGCATGAGGTGTGCTTTGGCACCCAGCCACTTACAGGATGGACCGTGACTTTATTTAAACCACCAAGTGGTCAGGAACTAGGGAACTGGGGGGAAGGGGTAGTCCCTTGTCACGTCCAAGCTAGGACTGAGTACTCTGAGCAGGGAAAggagaaaggagaagaagaaagatgatAGAACACGAGGAGATAAAAAGCTTCACTTTTACTGgtctgagagagaaaaagatgagaGGCAGAAAAGACGAGATGCCCCATCTCACTGACTTAGCTTTAGCCCTCCTGTCCCATTTAATGGTGTATACATGACGTATACAGTGCTGTTTAAACGGGGAGCCAGCGTGCCGAGGCATTTACAGGATGGTGGTCTGGTTCTGCGTATGCTTTACCAACCACGACCGCTACAGTCACCCCTCGTCTACATGTGCGTGCTGCTCACACAAAACATTTGGCCTGGGCAAGCCCCTCCTGCCCCACACTTCATTTACATGTAACACAAACAAGGACAGGGCCAAGAGAGTTGAATGAGCAGCGCACACACGGGAACAGCCAGAGCTGCATCCATATCAGGTTTGGTCCCAACAGTAGGTTCCGCAGAGAGTATCAGAACCTGCACAAGCCAAGGCTGGCAGCAGGTGACTAATTTCTGACAGGGTGCGTAGCCTCTCACCGCTCATTTAGGGACACTTTGGTGGTGCTTTTCAGGACAACTTTTTGGGAGGCAGCCGCACTCATTTTGAAAGACTTTGATTGTAGAGTCCTGGAAACAGAAAAGAGAATGTGTTTCACCTCCCTCTCTTTTACACATAATGTACGCACTACTACTAGAAGTTAAATTACCACTTTTAAGTCACTGTTGCAAGGAATTTGCTGTAATTAACATCAGCTGTTACACACGTGTTTAACAGAGAGGACTACACACAGTGTCACACAAATCCTCCCTGTAGGAGTAACCCACGACCCCCTCCCACCCAAGCTACACTTCAGACCACCGCCAGTTTGGTTGACTTAGCAAAGTTTTCAACTTCTTTAAACTCTTTTCTGTGTCACCAGCAACAAAAGGGATCGATTCTTTAAGAGAACGTTTTAATTTTAACCCAATTGTCGATCACGTCCGGTGGAAAAATTTAATGTTTAGCGAGCGTCCATCCGGTTATAACAAACTGCAGAGACAAGAACACGGAGTAACGATTCCGCCTCGTCTTCGCTAGCATGTCGTTTATCGACGAACAACAACTTCGTCTCATACTTACAGCGGATTCTGCGTTGGTAGAGAAATGCCTCAAAGCTAGCTAAGGTTAGCTTTAGCAGCACGGCGGCTTCGTATAGGTGTCCGTGTATCCTGTTTAAATACAACTGACCATATACAGCTCCCCACGCACGCGCGGTTTGAAACAGCGCTTAGGTAAGCGACCCTATATCAAACTCTCCCAGGAATATTGTAATAACGCGGAAATCGAGACTCCTTCGCGATCCGAAAGCCTAAAATGGTGCTCCTGGCTACTGATGGGAAGAAAATGGAGAGGTTCTTGTGACGCTGACGTCACGAGGGCACGACTTCCTGTCCGCTCGCGCTGGTTCAGTAAAATGGCAGCTACAGCTTTAGTCGAAGGTTCTTCTGGTAACGATGCTGTTGCCGAGGGTTTGCTCGACCTCCTGAGACCAGCGATACAGCAGCTCGACCTGCATGTGAACTCGGTCAGGTAACTCGCGTCCTCGTTAGATTAGACCGCGCCAGCTTGTTGACAGTCAGCTGACTTTCCCCGTCAGACTGATTGTTTTGTTGTTCAGTTGTCTCTGGACTCACGTGACTCACGTTTCTTTACAGAAAAAGCCAAGTGGAATTAAGAGAACATATAGACGGTCTGGCCACAGGTAAGGTCCTGCTTCAAATATAGCATCAGCTATAAAAGATTCATAA contains the following coding sequences:
- the chtopa gene encoding chromatin target of PRMT1a, translating into MSAAASQKVVLKSTTKVSLNERFTNMLKNKQPTAVSIRATMQQQHLASARNRRLAQQMENRPSVQAALNHKQSLKQRLGKSNIQARLGRPVGALMRGGPPGGRGGMRGMNRGGLRGRGRGGIMRGALSLRGKRGSTGGPMRGRGSAGRMAMRRGGRQRGAGVGRGGALSRGAARGMPRGRGGLRGRGGFAGRRGRGRGVGRPAVTREQLDNQLDAYMSKTKGHLDAELDAYMAQADPDSME
- the snapin gene encoding SNARE-associated protein Snapin produces the protein MGRKWRGSCDADVTRARLPVRSRWFSKMAATALVEGSSGNDAVAEGLLDLLRPAIQQLDLHVNSVRKSQVELREHIDGLATELCRINEHQKVALDLDPYVKKLLNARRRVVLVNNILQNAQERLRRLNHNVAKETARRKTILETSGVFASRSPSKP